A portion of the Edaphobacter lichenicola genome contains these proteins:
- a CDS encoding NAD(P)/FAD-dependent oxidoreductase — protein MLNGKIVIYGRANSAAGYKIRDFLTRNCTEYDWVELNTDEEARKLAGISGATDPRLPVCVLSQNRRLYCPSLRDLAMALEWFKGPKYECYDLAIFGAGPAGLSAALYGASEGLRTIVVEKIAVGGQAGSTSKIENYMGFPDGISGWDLASRARLQAIKLGAEIIVGLEGVAGEHQDGWQFSWFASGERIASKATICATGIEYSRLGLEREDYFLNRGLYYGAGSSEAEICKGHVVIVGGGNSAGQAALNFARHTQVTMLVRGESLKNTLSTYLLERIEDTASITVLTRTTLTKLEGDDALERITYRDEAGNTASIETHSVFVCIGGKPRLDWAKPGVLHCDPAGYILTGPDLDRSSLSTEMWTDGRAPLFMESSIPGLFAAGDVRHNSTKRCAAAAGDGATAVSMAHQFLISVKHQPLGR, from the coding sequence ATGCTGAACGGCAAGATCGTCATCTATGGGCGCGCGAATTCGGCCGCGGGTTACAAGATACGCGACTTCTTGACCCGTAACTGCACAGAGTATGACTGGGTCGAACTGAATACGGATGAGGAGGCCCGGAAGCTGGCAGGAATCTCAGGAGCCACGGACCCTCGACTTCCTGTCTGCGTTCTTAGCCAGAATAGGAGACTCTATTGTCCTAGTCTGCGCGACCTGGCGATGGCTCTGGAGTGGTTCAAAGGACCGAAGTACGAGTGCTACGATCTGGCGATCTTTGGTGCGGGACCAGCAGGTTTGAGTGCCGCTCTCTATGGGGCCTCTGAAGGGCTACGCACGATAGTGGTCGAGAAGATCGCCGTCGGTGGGCAGGCTGGCAGCACCTCAAAGATTGAGAACTATATGGGATTTCCAGATGGGATCAGCGGGTGGGACCTCGCAAGCAGGGCACGTCTACAGGCAATAAAACTAGGAGCGGAGATCATCGTAGGCCTCGAGGGAGTAGCAGGAGAGCATCAGGATGGATGGCAGTTCAGCTGGTTCGCCAGCGGCGAGCGGATCGCTTCGAAGGCCACGATCTGCGCCACTGGCATTGAGTACTCACGACTTGGGCTTGAACGCGAGGATTATTTTCTGAACCGCGGTCTCTACTACGGTGCCGGCTCGAGCGAAGCTGAGATCTGCAAAGGGCATGTCGTGATTGTGGGTGGTGGGAACTCTGCCGGGCAGGCTGCATTGAACTTCGCGCGGCACACACAAGTGACAATGCTCGTCCGGGGTGAGAGCTTGAAGAACACGCTTTCGACTTACCTGCTGGAGCGCATTGAAGACACCGCGTCGATTACGGTGCTGACGAGGACCACGTTAACTAAGCTCGAAGGAGATGATGCGCTGGAGAGGATTACTTATCGCGATGAAGCTGGCAATACCGCATCCATCGAGACGCATAGCGTCTTCGTTTGTATTGGAGGCAAACCTCGCCTCGACTGGGCAAAACCTGGGGTGTTGCATTGCGACCCAGCGGGCTACATTCTGACGGGCCCTGATCTCGACCGGTCGAGTTTGTCAACGGAGATGTGGACAGATGGTCGAGCGCCACTCTTCATGGAATCAAGCATCCCAGGCCTGTTTGCTGCCGGAGATGTTCGCCACAACTCTACGAAAAGGTGTGCTGCAGCAGCGGGAGACGGTGCAACCGCAGTCTCTATGGCTCATCAATTTCTGATCTCCGTGAAACATCAACCTCTAGGGCGATAG
- a CDS encoding twin-arginine translocation signal domain-containing protein: protein MNIKTERNPDDSHAPSENTLDPTAHVSRRAFMTTSALAGAGVATLTATAQTGTVRASLECSHS from the coding sequence ATGAACATAAAGACCGAACGTAATCCAGATGACTCACACGCCCCAAGTGAGAACACCCTTGACCCCACCGCACACGTATCGCGGCGTGCCTTTATGACAACGTCGGCTTTGGCCGGAGCAGGAGTAGCGACACTGACTGCTACAGCGCAGACCGGAACGGTTCGAGCTTCGCTCGAATGCTCACATTCATAG
- a CDS encoding response regulator transcription factor, whose translation MGFTLTGSRLVNRTSSYADHRFGNTETPRGTPLVFVVDPNRALRESLERLIRCEGWRPRSFTSAEEFLAHPCEVVPSCLLLDVSLPGLSGLELQKRATVERPYIPTIFLSAKGDIPTAVEAMKAGAVEFLTKPFRDNELLSAVRKALERSGYVLAKEAQKQALQRSYASLSPRERQVMALVSSGLINKQVGGKLGISEITVKAHRGQVMQKMQANSFADLIKMAAKLGLSRMKEVPRLHDRSATAVTGALLDSYRSSISETAYEREVCVS comes from the coding sequence ATGGGTTTCACTCTCACGGGATCTCGTTTAGTGAATAGGACAAGCTCGTATGCTGATCATCGATTCGGAAATACAGAAACCCCACGCGGCACCCCGCTTGTCTTCGTCGTTGACCCGAACAGAGCCTTACGCGAATCACTGGAGCGATTAATACGATGCGAAGGCTGGCGTCCGCGGTCGTTTACGTCGGCCGAAGAGTTCCTTGCCCATCCTTGCGAAGTTGTTCCCAGTTGCTTGTTGCTTGACGTGTCTCTTCCGGGCTTAAGCGGTCTCGAACTGCAGAAGCGTGCAACCGTCGAGCGCCCTTACATCCCAACAATTTTTCTCAGTGCCAAAGGCGATATACCCACCGCAGTAGAAGCTATGAAAGCAGGAGCTGTTGAATTTCTCACGAAGCCTTTCCGCGACAACGAACTCTTGAGCGCCGTACGAAAAGCTCTCGAACGGAGCGGTTACGTTCTTGCGAAAGAGGCGCAAAAGCAAGCTCTTCAGAGAAGCTATGCTTCTCTCTCACCCCGAGAACGACAGGTCATGGCGCTGGTGTCGTCCGGGTTGATAAACAAGCAGGTAGGCGGCAAACTCGGCATCAGCGAAATCACGGTGAAAGCGCACCGAGGCCAGGTGATGCAGAAGATGCAAGCTAACTCTTTCGCAGATCTAATAAAGATGGCCGCCAAACTCGGACTCTCGAGAATGAAAGAAGTTCCTCGGCTCCATGATCGTTCTGCGACTGCCGTTACTGGCGCACTTCTCGACTCTTATCGTTCGTCCATATCGGAAACAGCTTACGAAAGGGAAGTGTGCGTAAGCTAG
- a CDS encoding helix-turn-helix transcriptional regulator: MNLLTHGETKAQWTTEGRSHSATNSPGTIYLLPAGTRDRLTWSSPTTRIVLIMEQGFLSRSLESTAHLNEIDLTTHWNLRDRHIQSLMLAMHADLEDGSPAGPLYGESLGLTLGLYLIRRYSTRSRSNSLQLTGGMPTARLNRVLDFINQNFAQDVRLWELAELAGMSPHYFCELFKASTGMTAYQYVLQCRIERAKRCLRDPELSIGAAGVAAGFADQSHFSKVFRRLVGVTPMKYRSQAG; this comes from the coding sequence GTGAATCTCCTTACACATGGAGAAACCAAGGCTCAGTGGACGACAGAGGGACGGAGCCACAGTGCAACGAACAGTCCAGGCACAATCTATCTCTTGCCGGCAGGCACTCGTGACAGGCTCACCTGGTCGAGTCCGACAACTCGAATTGTCTTGATCATGGAGCAGGGTTTTCTCTCGCGTTCCCTGGAGAGCACTGCCCATCTCAATGAGATCGATCTAACAACGCACTGGAATCTTCGCGATCGCCACATTCAATCGTTGATGCTCGCTATGCATGCTGATCTGGAGGATGGCTCGCCCGCCGGCCCTCTGTACGGGGAGTCTCTCGGTTTGACGCTTGGCCTCTATCTCATTCGGCGCTATTCGACTCGCAGTAGAAGCAATAGCCTGCAACTAACCGGCGGAATGCCTACAGCTCGCCTGAATCGAGTGCTTGATTTTATCAATCAAAACTTCGCGCAGGATGTGCGTCTGTGGGAGCTTGCTGAGTTAGCGGGAATGAGTCCTCATTACTTTTGTGAGCTGTTCAAGGCGAGTACAGGAATGACCGCCTATCAATACGTTTTGCAGTGCCGAATCGAACGTGCAAAGAGATGTCTCCGGGATCCGGAACTTAGCATCGGCGCTGCGGGCGTTGCTGCTGGCTTCGCCGACCAGAGTCACTTCAGCAAGGTCTTTCGCCGGCTGGTTGGAGTCACGCCCATGAAATACCGTAGTCAGGCCGGATAA
- the hrpB gene encoding ATP-dependent helicase HrpB: MEVVSRKSPLPVDVLLPEIISSLQRNPNLVIEAPPGAGKTTRVPPGLLEIVRGEVMVLEPRRIAARLAARRVAWELGEQVGETVGYQVRFEEASGPRTRLRFVTEGILTRRLLSDPSLKGVDAVVLDEFHERHLDSDFALALLKRLQRTRPDLRIVVMSATLDAAPVARYLDSCPILRSEGRLFELSIKHLPYSPALLHVQVKSAVELLLDDGHLGHTLVFLPGAAEIRRTMRECEGVAHRAGLLALPLHGDLSPEEQDRAVSPSSQRKLILATNVAESSVTVEGVTAVIDSGQVRVATYSPWTGLPTLHVGRVSKASAKQRAGRAGRTGPGKVLRLYSEEDYLLRSEHETPEILRSDLSQLCLALRAMEINGSNTVDWLDPPPVSALQNAESLLDRLGARGKMADRLARYPLSPRLSRILVEAMERGVGEDGCVAAALLESGTRSEKSDLLDAMESRHDYRTVQHIEQLRRIARPPKQSRHDDDALLMCVLAGFPDRVARRKAGNQVRLSTGVSAEIAGEPPVYEFMVAIDAEDRKDKPLPLVRTTSRVEPEWLIDLFPDRVREQSSVIWNRVAERVEAVSTLLYDDLVIQESQDTRPETEAASDLLCSKALEIGIERFVDGDSLEQLRARVEFAGLTQPDIAQALRELCSGLRSFADLKGAAKDFVLLLEQKTNSKLLRELAPVSVRLQNGRQTTIHYSGDKPPWIASRLQDFFGMRDTPRVGADRTPLVVHLLAPNQRAVQTTTDLAGFWERLYPQVRRELMRRYPRHQWPENP; this comes from the coding sequence ATGGAAGTAGTGAGCCGCAAATCCCCTCTCCCAGTGGACGTGTTGCTGCCGGAGATCATCTCGTCTCTGCAGCGTAATCCCAACCTGGTAATCGAAGCGCCACCAGGCGCGGGTAAGACGACCCGTGTGCCGCCCGGTCTCCTCGAGATTGTCAGAGGTGAAGTAATGGTCCTCGAGCCACGTCGGATAGCGGCACGACTGGCGGCGCGGCGAGTCGCTTGGGAGCTCGGCGAACAGGTCGGTGAGACCGTGGGCTACCAAGTCCGGTTTGAGGAAGCGAGTGGACCGCGCACACGGCTACGGTTTGTCACCGAGGGAATCTTGACGCGACGACTGCTTTCGGATCCCAGCCTCAAAGGGGTCGATGCCGTTGTGCTGGATGAGTTCCACGAGCGGCATTTAGACAGTGACTTCGCGCTGGCTCTGTTGAAGCGGCTGCAGCGAACGCGACCCGATCTGCGGATCGTAGTGATGTCGGCTACGCTCGATGCCGCTCCTGTGGCGCGATATCTGGATAGTTGTCCAATATTACGCTCCGAGGGAAGGCTGTTCGAACTCAGCATCAAGCATCTGCCGTACTCCCCGGCGCTGTTGCATGTACAGGTTAAGTCCGCAGTGGAGTTGCTGCTCGACGACGGACATCTTGGCCATACCCTGGTCTTCTTGCCTGGAGCTGCGGAGATACGGCGCACGATGCGAGAGTGTGAGGGGGTTGCACATCGAGCAGGTCTGCTCGCTCTGCCGCTGCATGGCGATCTGTCACCAGAGGAGCAGGACCGAGCAGTCTCCCCTAGCTCACAACGAAAGCTCATTCTTGCCACCAATGTCGCGGAGAGTTCAGTGACGGTCGAAGGCGTAACTGCGGTCATCGACAGTGGTCAGGTTCGCGTAGCGACTTACTCTCCATGGACGGGCCTACCGACGCTGCACGTCGGTCGAGTAAGCAAGGCTTCGGCGAAGCAACGAGCTGGTCGAGCGGGACGCACCGGGCCGGGCAAGGTACTCCGCCTTTACTCTGAAGAAGACTATCTGCTCCGTTCAGAGCACGAAACTCCAGAGATATTGCGTAGCGATCTATCCCAACTGTGCCTGGCTCTGCGGGCGATGGAGATTAACGGCTCCAATACAGTGGATTGGCTGGATCCGCCGCCGGTGTCGGCCCTTCAGAACGCCGAGTCTCTGCTCGATCGCCTGGGAGCTAGGGGGAAGATGGCTGACCGACTGGCGCGGTATCCTTTGTCGCCCCGTTTGTCGCGAATTTTAGTAGAGGCTATGGAGCGGGGCGTAGGTGAGGACGGATGTGTCGCGGCGGCCCTGCTTGAGTCAGGTACACGGAGCGAGAAGAGCGACCTTCTCGACGCAATGGAGTCGCGGCATGACTACCGCACGGTGCAGCATATTGAGCAACTCCGTCGCATCGCTCGCCCTCCGAAGCAGAGCAGGCACGATGACGATGCGTTGCTTATGTGCGTGCTTGCCGGTTTCCCCGATCGCGTTGCCCGAAGGAAAGCCGGGAATCAGGTGCGGTTGTCGACAGGCGTCTCGGCGGAGATTGCAGGCGAGCCCCCTGTCTATGAATTCATGGTTGCAATCGATGCGGAGGACCGCAAAGACAAGCCTCTCCCTCTGGTACGCACGACGTCCCGAGTCGAGCCCGAATGGCTGATCGACCTCTTTCCGGATCGTGTGCGGGAACAATCCAGCGTGATATGGAATCGCGTTGCAGAACGGGTAGAGGCAGTCAGCACTCTGCTATACGACGATCTGGTGATTCAGGAGTCTCAGGACACACGACCTGAGACGGAGGCTGCATCCGATCTACTCTGCAGTAAGGCGCTGGAGATTGGGATCGAGCGTTTCGTGGATGGGGATTCGCTGGAGCAACTCCGGGCTCGGGTTGAGTTCGCCGGTCTTACGCAGCCCGATATCGCTCAAGCATTGCGTGAACTGTGTTCTGGACTTCGAAGCTTTGCCGATCTGAAAGGCGCGGCGAAGGACTTCGTTCTCCTTTTGGAGCAGAAGACGAATTCAAAGCTTCTCAGGGAACTCGCTCCAGTGAGCGTTCGGCTGCAGAATGGGCGTCAGACGACGATTCACTACAGTGGCGACAAGCCCCCTTGGATCGCATCTCGCCTTCAGGACTTCTTCGGGATGCGAGATACGCCGCGTGTTGGAGCGGACCGTACCCCGCTGGTAGTGCATCTGCTCGCGCCGAACCAGAGGGCTGTGCAGACCACGACCGATCTCGCCGGATTCTGGGAGAGACTCTATCCACAAGTGCGCCGCGAACTCATGCGCCGATATCCCAGGCACCAGTGGCCAGAAAATCCGTAG
- a CDS encoding 4Fe-4S dicluster domain-containing protein has protein sequence MNNQANPRRPKRGSYRPKPETLALLKTSGNPINGVGETTPRRPSPFFWHPPDQHPWGELQIVARANSRKCPGSAEAFQAAYTYPELIPVADTRNEATAEQLTAELTSFALAHEADDVGITAVDPLYVFEGYAIDDPWVVVLGLAHNYERLKEVPSDETNGVGVCDVGDQYAKGTRSSYALVNWIRSQGYNAKPYSGPSANALALIPPAIAAGLGELGKHGSLISRHFGSGVRLAGITTDMPLIATGPDRFGADEFCTTCQICTAACPPGAIGPQKQMVRGVERWYVDFDKCIPYFTEAASCGICIAECPWTRPDVRPKLLATMARRLGQ, from the coding sequence GTGAACAATCAAGCCAATCCAAGGCGACCGAAACGTGGCAGTTACAGACCCAAGCCCGAAACTCTGGCGCTGCTCAAGACTTCGGGCAACCCAATCAACGGCGTGGGAGAGACCACGCCTCGCAGGCCCTCCCCGTTCTTCTGGCATCCGCCAGATCAGCACCCCTGGGGTGAACTGCAGATCGTAGCGCGCGCGAACTCCCGGAAATGTCCTGGCTCAGCTGAGGCATTTCAGGCGGCCTACACCTATCCGGAGTTGATTCCTGTCGCCGACACTCGCAACGAAGCTACAGCCGAGCAACTTACTGCAGAGCTGACCAGCTTTGCGCTGGCTCACGAAGCGGATGATGTAGGTATCACGGCCGTGGATCCTCTTTATGTCTTCGAGGGCTATGCGATCGACGATCCGTGGGTTGTCGTGCTTGGCCTAGCTCACAACTACGAACGGCTTAAGGAAGTCCCTTCCGACGAGACGAACGGCGTGGGTGTCTGCGACGTTGGCGACCAGTACGCGAAGGGAACGCGCTCTTCGTATGCGTTAGTGAACTGGATTCGGTCGCAGGGGTATAACGCCAAGCCATATTCTGGTCCCTCTGCCAACGCTCTGGCTCTGATTCCGCCGGCGATCGCTGCAGGACTCGGAGAACTCGGCAAGCACGGATCGTTGATTAGTCGGCACTTCGGGTCCGGTGTCCGTCTCGCCGGAATCACAACTGACATGCCACTCATCGCCACCGGCCCCGACCGCTTCGGAGCGGATGAGTTCTGCACTACCTGCCAGATCTGCACAGCTGCGTGTCCACCCGGCGCGATTGGGCCGCAAAAGCAAATGGTACGCGGCGTTGAGCGATGGTATGTCGACTTCGATAAGTGCATTCCCTATTTCACAGAGGCGGCCTCCTGCGGAATCTGCATCGCGGAATGCCCATGGACGCGGCCGGATGTGCGCCCCAAGCTGCTTGCTACGATGGCACGGCGGCTCGGTCAGTAA
- a CDS encoding MFS transporter, translating into MNETITPQAVNESSRHYIGWGVVAAAFTGVMVSFAPIVPYTFSLFLNPLHAAFGWKREAIGGTFALAAITVALVSPGIGLLLDRFPPRRIILPSILIFALALASLSRLGPNIRQFYFTFFVLGLVANGTAQFAYARTVLSWFHKHRGFALAMVLTGSGVGSIIIPPLTQWMIANHGWRNAYVLLGGIALLGLPLTALLVRNRPETVAAHEHHPSADGMTVAAALRTGPLWILACIIMLSAFSENGLVTNLAAILTEHRITAQSAALALSVRGGAGIIGRLCIGFLIDRFSPQRIQTFVLLLSATGALILAYAGTSPVALVGAAILGVGLGSEADVAPYLLAHYFGRRHFSVLYGLTWTAYAIGGATGPMAIGHWYDRAGSYQPRFIVYLACVAFAAVVISLFLRRSREQTSRDPSVMTPTVPISLED; encoded by the coding sequence ATGAACGAGACAATCACCCCGCAAGCAGTGAACGAGAGTTCTCGTCACTACATTGGCTGGGGCGTGGTGGCCGCCGCATTTACAGGAGTAATGGTGAGCTTCGCTCCCATCGTCCCGTACACCTTCAGCCTCTTTCTGAATCCGCTCCACGCTGCGTTCGGCTGGAAGCGGGAAGCGATCGGCGGCACATTCGCACTGGCGGCGATCACTGTCGCTCTCGTCTCTCCCGGCATTGGACTTCTGCTTGATCGCTTCCCACCCCGGCGCATCATCCTGCCGTCGATTCTGATCTTTGCGTTGGCGCTCGCCTCACTCAGCAGACTCGGACCAAATATCAGGCAGTTCTATTTCACATTCTTTGTGTTGGGACTGGTCGCAAACGGAACCGCGCAGTTTGCGTACGCGCGCACTGTGCTCTCGTGGTTTCACAAGCACAGAGGATTCGCGCTTGCGATGGTTCTCACCGGCAGTGGAGTTGGCTCGATCATCATCCCACCACTTACCCAATGGATGATCGCGAATCATGGGTGGCGAAACGCCTATGTGCTGCTAGGCGGCATCGCCCTGCTGGGTTTGCCTCTGACTGCGTTACTGGTGCGCAACCGGCCCGAGACAGTTGCAGCGCATGAACACCACCCGTCTGCTGACGGCATGACTGTCGCTGCAGCACTTCGTACTGGACCCCTTTGGATCTTGGCCTGCATCATTATGCTTTCTGCGTTCAGCGAAAATGGGCTGGTGACGAATCTGGCAGCGATTCTCACAGAGCACAGGATCACGGCGCAGAGCGCTGCGCTCGCCCTCTCTGTTCGCGGGGGCGCGGGCATTATTGGCCGCCTATGTATCGGATTTCTCATCGACCGCTTCTCGCCGCAGCGCATTCAAACATTCGTCCTTCTACTTTCAGCGACGGGCGCTCTCATCCTTGCTTATGCGGGTACATCGCCCGTCGCGCTAGTAGGAGCCGCTATCTTAGGCGTAGGCCTGGGCAGCGAAGCCGATGTCGCGCCCTATCTGCTCGCGCACTACTTTGGCCGCCGGCACTTCTCGGTACTGTATGGATTGACTTGGACAGCATACGCCATCGGCGGCGCAACCGGCCCTATGGCAATCGGACACTGGTACGACCGCGCAGGCTCCTATCAACCTCGTTTTATTGTGTATCTGGCCTGCGTGGCCTTTGCGGCCGTGGTGATCAGCCTGTTCTTGCGGCGCAGCCGCGAACAAACCTCACGTGATCCGAGCGTCATGACTCCGACAGTCCCTATCTCCCTCGAAGACTAG
- a CDS encoding DUF1330 domain-containing protein: protein MSRIFVGRIQVADGSERGNDMKKGYWVVAYRSIHDEAAMKSYVPLAVEALGKFGARTLVAPGSAATAHEAGLKQMTVVVEFDSYEIALAAYESADYKKALVALGSGAERDFRIVEGV, encoded by the coding sequence ATGAGTCGTATCTTCGTTGGCCGCATCCAAGTTGCGGACGGATCAGAAAGAGGGAACGATATGAAGAAGGGGTATTGGGTGGTTGCGTACCGGTCGATCCATGACGAGGCGGCGATGAAGAGTTATGTCCCACTGGCTGTCGAGGCGCTGGGGAAGTTTGGGGCGCGCACGCTGGTGGCGCCGGGGAGTGCGGCGACAGCTCACGAGGCTGGGTTGAAGCAGATGACGGTCGTGGTTGAGTTCGATAGCTACGAGATCGCTTTGGCGGCGTATGAGAGTGCGGACTATAAGAAGGCGCTGGTTGCGCTTGGTTCGGGTGCGGAGAGAGACTTTCGCATTGTTGAAGGGGTTTAG
- a CDS encoding DinB family protein, which yields MNYASTRRTFLANSALGALAAGVPLFGQAAQPAGTQTTTQSPAPTPPPAKRTPMPRMAPPYDKATINMIGRPISGYTPQIGTMVSMLTWMEPAVLAPTRDLTREQLDYLFDKNANTIGALMLHLAATEVLYQRITFGNENFDKLPADYEAKWGPAMNLGAAGREKIKGHDVAYYQDAIREAREKTLVEFAKKDDAWFTTALKEPGWGGGPVNNFCLWFHVCEHISHHAGQIDLLIKRLPGAKNDDSAG from the coding sequence ATGAACTATGCTTCGACGCGCCGGACGTTTCTCGCCAACTCGGCTCTAGGTGCCCTTGCAGCGGGTGTGCCACTGTTTGGGCAGGCTGCTCAACCTGCGGGAACGCAGACTACGACCCAGTCGCCTGCGCCGACTCCCCCGCCAGCCAAACGGACGCCGATGCCGCGGATGGCTCCGCCGTACGATAAGGCGACGATCAACATGATCGGGAGGCCGATCTCCGGGTATACGCCGCAGATCGGGACGATGGTTTCGATGCTGACGTGGATGGAGCCTGCTGTACTGGCTCCTACTCGCGATCTCACGCGGGAGCAACTTGACTATCTGTTCGACAAAAATGCCAACACGATTGGTGCACTGATGCTTCATCTGGCGGCTACTGAGGTTCTGTACCAGAGGATTACGTTTGGGAATGAGAACTTCGATAAGCTTCCGGCAGACTATGAGGCGAAGTGGGGTCCGGCGATGAATCTTGGTGCGGCAGGGCGAGAGAAGATCAAGGGTCACGACGTTGCTTACTATCAGGATGCGATTCGTGAGGCGCGCGAGAAGACGTTAGTCGAGTTTGCGAAGAAGGATGATGCGTGGTTCACGACTGCTCTTAAGGAGCCTGGGTGGGGTGGTGGGCCGGTGAATAACTTCTGTTTGTGGTTTCACGTCTGCGAGCATATCTCGCACCACGCCGGACAGATTGATTTACTGATCAAGCGTCTGCCTGGTGCGAAGAATGATGATTCGGCGGGTTGA